A window from Cryptomeria japonica chromosome 1, Sugi_1.0, whole genome shotgun sequence encodes these proteins:
- the LOC131027338 gene encoding G-type lectin S-receptor-like serine/threonine-protein kinase LECRK3, with the protein MAAIQILSLCVIFIQILFCASAQKQHNITLGSTLSPSQNSKWVSPNGQFAFGFYPLTPTLYVVGLWFDSVIPKTLAWTVLKDKRDIPVEKTSSLQLTVNRLSLSDNRKNVLWLSKYADKVAEAAMLDNGNFVLLNALFDIIWQSFHYPMDTLLPGQRLMTNSNIFSKASTTNFSAGRFELSMQKDGNLVLYTVERSGHPQGAYWAFGQLLNVVSLNLIRQGRSI; encoded by the coding sequence ATGGCTGCCATTCAGATACTCTCTCTCTGTGTCATTTTCATTCAGATTCTCTTCTGCGCTTCGGCTCAGAAGCAGCATAATATCACGCTTGGCTCCACTCTTAGCCCTTCCCAAAATTCCAAATGGGTTTCGCCAAATGGGCAGTTTGCCTTTGGATTCTATCCGCTAACTCCAACTCTTTACGTGGTAGGCCTTTGGTTTGACAGTGTAATTCCCAAAACTCTGGCTTGGACGGTTCTCAAGGATAAGAGGGATATTCCTGTTGAGAAGACGTCTAGCTTGCAGCTTACAGTCAACCGCCTCAGCCTGTCTGACAATAGGAAAAATGTATTGTGGTTATCTAAGTACGCTGACAAGGTAGCCGAAGCTGCAATGCTCGACAATGGCAACTTTGTGCTGCTAAATGCATTATTTGATATCATCTGGCAGAGCTTTCACTATCCTATGGACACCCTCCTGCCCGGTCAGAGGCTCATGACCAACTCAAACATATTTTCTAAGGCTTCAACTACAAACTTCTCAGCGGGCCGATTTGAGCTTTCCATGCAGAAGGACGGCAATTTGGTCCTTTATACCGTGGAGAGGAGCGGTCATCCACAAGGCGCGTACTGGGCTTTTGGACAACTCTTAAATGTAGTAAGCTTGAATTTGATCCGACAGGGCCGTTCTATTTAG